A single Flavobacterium sp. 1 DNA region contains:
- a CDS encoding DUF1566 domain-containing protein, which produces MKKILIIIAIIVLISTVSFAQAPNKMSYQAVIRNANNSLISNQTIGMRISILRTSDTGTPVYVETQTATTNANGLVSVEIGTGTVTSGTFAAINWGAGSYFIKTETDPAGGSSYTISGSSQLLSVPYALYAKNSSSTVSGFAHYLGEPFNGGIIFEIYRGSDGLEHGLIVANTETTGVWLNGAGGYWFGADRTEDGAYNTSLITAGTIPTYIATLGTGWYLPSIDELSLLYQHRFYVQKTLRSAGNTLLPIDGTSTYWSSTELLASIAEAFYFGGGSIVSTSKSNSNRIRAIRAF; this is translated from the coding sequence ATGAAAAAAATACTGATCATTATAGCAATAATAGTACTAATAAGTACAGTTTCTTTTGCCCAAGCACCAAATAAAATGAGTTACCAAGCCGTAATTCGTAATGCAAATAATTCGCTAATTAGCAATCAAACAATAGGAATGCGAATAAGCATTCTGCGTACCTCGGACACAGGAACTCCAGTGTATGTAGAAACACAAACTGCAACCACAAACGCAAATGGTTTGGTTAGTGTTGAAATAGGTACTGGAACAGTAACGTCAGGTACGTTTGCTGCTATAAACTGGGGAGCAGGATCTTATTTTATAAAAACAGAAACTGACCCAGCAGGAGGCAGTTCATATACTATTTCTGGATCGAGCCAATTGTTGAGTGTTCCTTATGCTTTGTATGCTAAAAATTCGAGCAGTACAGTGTCTGGTTTTGCCCATTATCTTGGTGAACCTTTTAATGGAGGCATTATTTTTGAAATTTACCGAGGAAGCGATGGTTTGGAACACGGGTTAATAGTTGCCAACACAGAGACAACAGGAGTTTGGCTAAATGGTGCTGGAGGTTATTGGTTTGGTGCCGACCGTACTGAAGATGGTGCTTATAATACTTCTTTAATTACAGCAGGAACAATACCAACCTATATTGCTACTCTGGGAACTGGTTGGTATTTGCCTAGCATTGATGAATTAAGTTTGTTGTATCAACATCGTTTTTATGTTCAAAAAACATTACGATCAGCGGGCAACACCTTATTGCCAATAGACGGTACTTCGACTTATTGGAGTAGTACCGAACTTTTGGCTAGCATTGCAGAAGCTTTTTATTTTGGCGGAGGATCTATTGTTTCTACATCAAAATCAAATTCAAACAGAATACGTGCTATAAGAGCTTTTTAG
- a CDS encoding leucine-rich repeat domain-containing protein: MTALYILIPVFLLGILVAKAQNTSKYKYLFRNTILSQSQKYELASVLRGRVYYPRYFYIPSLKKYMVYSNLDETGPFRVYEKNTKPTGKAYSLLDETGNNVVRFKTPLNFSCRSGCFYGSTSYIPFLETGKKEALPYDEIHNSNLNLGKRDFEKLFIQLYTSSEYIEFIDLRSSGDDLHQAGIIFKRQGKVSILLSGLQDSRMIRRFQENKTTNSSEDYYLPDIPKTETFPQSEPSIEMISLETTDTNPFLHWRTGLNPEFAIKKYKTKYSSGLQGVAKLGIIPIYVLGESLGTTYVRFKTKGETFRIKILDVEKTSLIPAYNLGLRTFQLPATIRTKNSLVFMESAQDRGDNRLGGGVFVVRPTMNPNPSADIPSDMTEEHFNTLPITLQEALLHPDAVTSLKLIDKNGSEWIPEIERLKNLTHLEISIGITEIPDAISKFPKLEQLSLKNCNIQKISHQLAKLTELSDLDLFSNKLTEFPAVLLELKKLKRLNIGANEISTLPEEMDRLEELENLDMVLTNITTLPSSMIKMKKLYIYDGRVLENKMPPEYKDLFDYMKNMK, encoded by the coding sequence ATGACAGCACTTTATATACTCATTCCAGTATTTTTACTCGGAATATTAGTGGCGAAAGCCCAAAACACCTCAAAATACAAATACCTATTTCGCAATACGATTTTAAGCCAATCCCAAAAGTATGAATTGGCTTCTGTGCTTCGTGGGCGTGTGTATTATCCGCGTTACTTTTATATCCCGTCCTTAAAAAAATATATGGTTTATTCAAATTTGGACGAAACGGGACCTTTTAGAGTATATGAAAAAAACACAAAGCCCACAGGAAAAGCATACTCTTTACTGGATGAAACAGGAAACAATGTTGTTAGATTCAAAACACCCTTGAACTTTTCTTGTCGAAGTGGCTGTTTCTACGGGTCTACATCGTACATTCCTTTTTTAGAAACAGGAAAAAAAGAAGCTCTCCCTTACGATGAAATACACAACTCAAACTTGAATTTAGGAAAAAGAGATTTCGAAAAACTTTTTATACAATTATACACCTCATCCGAATATATAGAATTCATTGACCTTAGGTCTTCGGGTGACGATCTTCATCAAGCAGGTATAATTTTCAAACGCCAAGGCAAGGTTTCCATTTTGCTTTCAGGATTACAGGACAGCCGTATGATTCGTCGTTTTCAAGAGAATAAAACGACGAATAGTAGTGAGGATTATTATCTGCCCGATATTCCAAAAACAGAGACCTTCCCACAGTCAGAACCTTCGATAGAAATGATTTCGCTCGAAACCACCGATACCAACCCTTTTCTACATTGGCGAACGGGTTTAAATCCCGAGTTTGCCATCAAAAAATATAAAACCAAGTATTCTTCGGGCTTGCAAGGTGTAGCAAAGTTGGGTATTATTCCTATTTATGTTTTGGGAGAATCTTTGGGTACTACGTATGTCCGTTTTAAAACCAAAGGTGAAACTTTCAGGATCAAAATTTTAGATGTAGAAAAAACAAGTTTGATACCAGCTTATAATTTAGGGCTTCGCACCTTTCAATTGCCTGCAACTATTCGCACCAAGAATTCATTGGTATTTATGGAATCTGCGCAAGATCGGGGCGATAATCGTTTAGGCGGTGGTGTATTTGTGGTGCGTCCTACTATGAATCCGAATCCATCGGCGGATATACCATCTGATATGACAGAAGAACATTTCAACACACTGCCTATAACTTTGCAGGAAGCCTTATTGCACCCCGATGCGGTAACATCGCTCAAATTGATTGATAAAAATGGCAGCGAATGGATTCCTGAAATAGAGCGTTTAAAAAATCTTACCCATTTGGAAATAAGTATCGGAATAACAGAAATTCCGGATGCGATTTCAAAATTTCCTAAGCTGGAGCAATTGTCACTGAAAAACTGCAACATCCAGAAAATATCTCATCAACTGGCAAAACTGACAGAGTTAAGTGACTTAGATCTTTTTTCGAATAAATTAACTGAATTTCCAGCCGTTCTTTTAGAACTAAAAAAATTAAAACGTTTGAATATTGGAGCCAATGAAATTTCAACTTTGCCAGAAGAAATGGATAGATTAGAAGAACTGGAAAATTTGGATATGGTACTTACAAACATTACTACTTTACCAAGTTCCATGATTAAAATGAAGAAACTTTATATCTATGACGGAAGAGTCCTGGAAAATAAAATGCCTCCTGAGTACAAAGATTTGTTTGATTATATGAAAAATATGAAGTAA
- a CDS encoding T9SS type A sorting domain-containing protein: MKNRFFIPLLQLGLGIATANAQSNTTASGKNILGTGGSVSYSVGQMVYANIIGIKESVVTGVQQPLEIQVVLGNQEFDIKLEGKIYPNPTTDVLNIVIENTEIIGLTYQLYDLFGRLLLEGKIQNEKTEVEMSGFSRASYLLNVNQNNKIMKTFKIIKN, from the coding sequence ATGAAAAATAGATTTTTTATTCCCTTACTGCAGCTTGGATTGGGAATTGCAACCGCAAATGCACAAAGCAATACAACGGCTTCGGGTAAGAATATTTTGGGTACAGGTGGGAGTGTAAGTTATTCTGTGGGGCAAATGGTGTATGCTAACATTATCGGTATTAAAGAATCTGTGGTTACTGGAGTACAACAGCCTCTTGAAATTCAAGTTGTATTGGGAAACCAGGAGTTTGATATAAAGTTAGAGGGAAAAATATATCCTAATCCAACTACCGATGTGTTAAACATAGTTATAGAAAATACCGAAATTATAGGTTTAACGTATCAATTATATGATTTATTCGGAAGATTACTTTTAGAGGGTAAAATTCAAAATGAAAAGACTGAAGTTGAAATGTCAGGATTTAGCCGAGCAAGTTATTTGTTAAACGTAAATCAAAATAATAAAATAATGAAAACATTTAAAATTATTAAAAATTAG
- a CDS encoding HYR domain-containing protein, with protein sequence MRNNVISVQKSRIFYVITILFLLANSLVSYSQGCPEVPKSILNGTNGFSIEGKASADELGTTTKSAGDINHDGIPDIMIGAPGADFGGLNNVGEIYVIYGKAGLSINNFDVTALDGTNGFVIRGVVANEKLGTTISTAGDLNNDGIDDIIVGDNFATQGTAFVLFGSAAAFLPLYNRSDLNASNSVVFTANFVANTYVIDVSTAGDVNKDGINDVIINVGTGSYGQYFIVFGKSGISSLNSNSLNGTNGFRIDGYQIYYSGWSSIGRNAGDINNDGVDDLILGISHYNEGSVQYSGRAIIWYGKSTAFAPLYGLGTMTATDGTVITNDGAFDYEALGTSVASAGDFNNDGIDDVVVGAPGKKINGLSSVGEAYIVFGRNTPFPATFPTSSLNASTGVVFQGKKAFGELGTVVNSLKDVNNDGKDDVIIASRKGGLALNGAVFVVFGGTTATGILNENMIFGTKGYQVFNDDKYYSTDYFGQDAGGIGDFNKDGTNDFIVGSIPKSYSPLVNGNAYVFYGEKLNRIDNEVPTISSPQSERLLYVNSTLPNYVSFLDNVYDNCTDNMDLIFTQNPPQGTLFTADTNVTITVADKSGNTNSCTFLIKVRTDMVEINCKTTTLDISDLNGNNGFRIYGEIASREVGFSVNSAGDVNGDGIDDFIIGAPGNYNASYGKYFNEFRIVKGAAYVVYGTSAGFPPNVDLGLLNGTNGFAIRNDNPFLYSTATGHKVGSAGDINGDGIGDFMISDPFRDQYNTGSQVGYTYIVFGKAGGFPAEFFLSTLDGTNGFSLIGSDDSEAVGINTDKIGDINGDGIQDIAAITGGSSAVNGKCFVVYGSHSTFPAVLRTNQINGTNGFSIQGDATAGAVGDAISGLGDINGDGISDMGLGGYNGSGQIRKFVIYGRSSNFPAVFDLSTLNGSNGFVLENSSNPLASYLGISKAGDINGDGYNDIAVARDYILFGGTTIPALMDLKNLNGTNGFKITNIYWGDSFGTAGDFNKDGFGDYVFQNGPDFNILFGKNIWTPIVNRATLGAKDVLIISSDGSSANYSVNYAGDVNNDGISDIIIGNSIDSYGSWLRINRSPGFAYVVFGKQIAPDTEKPVITDCPNNKVLAVGSAIPNYKTDITVTDNCDSSPVVTQDPVAGTIFAGGLQTITLTATDAKSNFSTCSFTISSVGDTQAPTIICPSNQLLACGSATIPNYISMVTVSDNTDPSPTITQSPAAGSPFVSGMTITMTAKDASNNTQTCSFLINASADVTKPVITCIGNQTLSCGTTIPSYIPLITVTDNCDASPTITQSPIAGSPFVDGMTITMTAKDVSNNTQTCSFLINASADVTKPVITCIGNQTLSCGSTIPNYIPSITATDNCDASPTITQSPAAGSPFVSGMTITMTAKDASNNTQTCSFLINASADVTKPVITCIGNQTLSCGATVPNYIPLIIATDNCDASPIITQNPIAGSPFVSGMTITMTAKDASKNTQTCSFLVNASADVTKPVITCIGNQTLSCGATVPNYIPLITATDNCDASPTITQSPIAGSPFVSGMTITMTAKDASNNTQTCSFLINASADVTKPVITCIGNQILSCGATIPNYIPLITATDNCDASPTITQSPIAGSPFVDGMTITMTAKDASNNTQTCSFLVNASADVTKPVITCIGNQILSCGATVPNYIPLIIATDNCDPSPIITQNPIAGSPFVPGMKITMTAKDVSNNSEVCSFLVIASADVTKPVITCIGNQILSCGATIPNYIPLIIATDNCDPSPIITQSPIAGSPFVDGMTITMTAKDASNNSSNCSFIINASADIIKPNITCSGNKILISGAVLPSYISTVTVSDNCDALPIITQSPVAGSPFTNGMTVVISAKDASGNIGSCSLVVNEIADMESPKITCLSDQYIACSITKIPDYTTLVTVKDNQDANPIVTQSPLAGSPFTVGMTVTITATDASKNNSKCSFKLFENSVSVNAGSDVYIQEGEQVYLQAVATTEGSFNWNSMTGLNNSSISNPIASPLETTTYTVIFKNIEGCTAEDAITIYVEQRQKDDTKYGFSPDNDGINDFWYIDTIDQFPKNEVSIYNRWGDLVFQIKGYNNTTNVFTGVANRKRNLGADLLPEGTYFFEIKTEAASHLKKHKGYLVLKR encoded by the coding sequence ATGAGAAACAATGTCATTTCAGTTCAGAAATCACGAATATTTTATGTAATCACGATTCTTTTTTTGTTAGCTAATAGTCTGGTTTCCTATAGCCAAGGCTGTCCCGAAGTCCCAAAATCCATTCTAAACGGAACCAATGGTTTCTCTATTGAAGGAAAAGCTTCTGCAGATGAACTTGGAACGACTACAAAAAGTGCAGGAGACATCAACCACGATGGAATTCCAGATATTATGATTGGTGCTCCTGGCGCCGATTTTGGAGGATTAAATAATGTTGGGGAAATTTATGTTATATATGGAAAAGCAGGTCTTTCAATAAACAATTTTGATGTTACAGCCCTTGACGGAACCAATGGCTTTGTGATTCGGGGAGTTGTTGCTAATGAGAAATTAGGAACTACAATAAGTACTGCGGGAGACCTTAATAATGATGGTATTGATGATATTATTGTAGGAGATAATTTTGCCACACAGGGAACGGCATTTGTTTTATTTGGCTCAGCTGCAGCTTTTCTACCATTGTATAATAGATCTGATTTGAATGCTTCCAATAGTGTTGTTTTTACTGCAAATTTTGTTGCAAATACCTATGTTATTGATGTGAGTACTGCTGGAGATGTCAATAAGGACGGAATTAATGATGTTATCATAAATGTGGGTACAGGATCGTATGGACAGTATTTTATTGTTTTTGGTAAATCTGGAATTTCAAGTTTGAATAGCAACTCTTTAAATGGTACTAATGGGTTTCGTATCGATGGATATCAAATCTATTATTCAGGATGGTCTTCAATAGGAAGAAATGCAGGGGATATTAACAATGATGGTGTTGATGATTTAATTTTAGGAATTTCACATTACAATGAAGGAAGTGTTCAATATTCTGGAAGAGCTATAATTTGGTACGGAAAAAGTACGGCTTTTGCTCCATTATATGGATTAGGCACCATGACCGCAACAGATGGTACAGTTATAACAAATGACGGAGCTTTTGATTATGAAGCGCTCGGAACATCAGTAGCGTCTGCAGGAGATTTTAATAATGACGGTATAGATGATGTTGTTGTTGGAGCACCGGGCAAAAAGATTAATGGGTTGAGTTCAGTTGGCGAAGCCTATATTGTTTTTGGCAGAAACACTCCTTTTCCAGCCACTTTTCCCACCAGCAGTTTAAATGCAAGTACAGGAGTTGTGTTTCAAGGGAAAAAAGCCTTTGGCGAATTGGGAACTGTCGTTAATAGTTTGAAAGATGTCAACAATGATGGTAAAGACGATGTAATCATAGCTTCACGCAAAGGTGGATTGGCTCTTAATGGTGCCGTTTTTGTTGTTTTCGGCGGTACAACTGCTACAGGAATCCTAAATGAAAATATGATTTTTGGCACTAAAGGTTATCAGGTATTTAATGATGATAAGTATTATAGTACGGATTATTTTGGTCAAGATGCAGGAGGAATCGGCGATTTTAATAAGGATGGAACCAATGATTTTATAGTTGGTTCTATACCAAAATCCTATTCGCCTTTGGTAAACGGGAACGCTTATGTTTTTTATGGTGAAAAACTTAACCGTATCGATAACGAAGTTCCCACTATAAGTAGTCCTCAAAGTGAAAGATTATTATATGTAAATTCAACATTACCCAATTATGTTTCTTTTTTAGATAATGTATATGATAATTGTACAGACAATATGGATTTGATTTTCACTCAAAATCCACCACAAGGTACTTTGTTTACAGCTGATACCAATGTGACTATTACAGTTGCAGATAAATCGGGAAATACTAACTCCTGTACTTTTTTGATAAAGGTAAGAACTGATATGGTCGAAATTAATTGTAAAACCACTACTCTTGATATAAGTGATCTTAATGGCAACAATGGTTTTAGAATTTACGGAGAAATAGCCAGTAGAGAAGTTGGTTTCAGTGTGAATTCAGCTGGAGATGTCAACGGAGATGGAATTGATGATTTTATTATTGGAGCTCCCGGAAATTATAACGCTAGCTATGGCAAATATTTCAATGAATTTCGAATTGTCAAAGGAGCAGCTTATGTAGTTTATGGCACTTCGGCTGGTTTTCCTCCCAATGTAGATTTAGGATTGCTCAATGGCACAAACGGGTTTGCTATTCGAAATGACAATCCATTCCTATATTCCACCGCAACAGGTCATAAAGTAGGGAGTGCGGGAGATATAAATGGAGATGGAATTGGAGATTTTATGATTAGTGATCCTTTTCGAGATCAATATAATACGGGTTCCCAAGTCGGTTACACTTATATTGTTTTTGGAAAAGCAGGTGGTTTCCCAGCAGAATTCTTTTTGTCCACTTTGGATGGCACCAATGGGTTTTCACTTATTGGATCAGATGACTCTGAAGCTGTGGGGATTAATACAGATAAAATAGGAGATATAAATGGCGACGGAATACAAGATATAGCTGCAATTACTGGTGGTTCTAGTGCAGTAAACGGAAAATGTTTTGTTGTCTATGGTTCGCATTCTACATTTCCTGCAGTATTAAGAACCAATCAAATTAATGGGACTAACGGTTTTTCAATACAAGGTGATGCTACTGCTGGTGCGGTTGGAGATGCCATTTCGGGCTTAGGAGATATAAATGGAGATGGAATTTCGGATATGGGACTAGGCGGTTATAACGGAAGTGGTCAGATTCGCAAATTTGTCATTTATGGACGTTCTTCAAATTTTCCAGCGGTATTTGATCTATCTACGCTAAATGGCAGCAACGGGTTTGTTCTGGAAAACAGCAGTAATCCTTTGGCTTCTTATCTTGGTATTTCAAAGGCAGGAGATATCAATGGCGATGGATATAATGATATAGCAGTTGCCAGAGATTATATCCTTTTTGGTGGCACAACTATTCCTGCATTAATGGATCTAAAAAATTTGAATGGGACTAATGGTTTTAAAATCACTAACATTTATTGGGGAGATTCATTTGGTACTGCGGGAGATTTTAATAAAGATGGATTTGGAGATTATGTTTTTCAAAATGGTCCTGATTTTAATATATTATTTGGGAAAAATATCTGGACTCCAATAGTTAACCGTGCTACGCTTGGTGCTAAAGATGTGCTTATAATAAGTTCTGATGGTTCTTCGGCTAATTACTCCGTAAATTATGCTGGAGATGTAAATAATGATGGTATAAGCGATATAATTATAGGAAATAGTATTGATTCTTATGGAAGTTGGCTGCGAATTAATAGATCACCTGGTTTTGCCTATGTAGTTTTTGGAAAACAAATTGCTCCAGACACGGAAAAACCAGTAATAACCGATTGTCCAAATAATAAGGTTTTGGCTGTTGGCTCAGCAATACCAAATTACAAAACAGACATCACAGTTACGGACAATTGTGACAGCAGTCCTGTAGTTACACAAGATCCAGTAGCAGGAACTATTTTTGCAGGCGGTTTACAAACCATAACGCTTACCGCTACTGATGCTAAATCTAATTTTTCTACTTGCAGTTTTACCATTTCATCCGTTGGAGATACACAAGCACCAACGATAATATGTCCTTCCAATCAGCTACTAGCTTGCGGAAGCGCAACAATCCCAAATTATATAAGCATGGTAACGGTTTCTGACAACACAGACCCTTCACCAACAATCACTCAAAGTCCCGCAGCAGGAAGTCCTTTTGTGTCTGGAATGACAATTACAATGACCGCCAAAGACGCTTCGAATAACACCCAAACTTGTAGCTTTTTGATTAACGCTTCCGCAGATGTGACTAAGCCAGTCATCACCTGCATTGGCAACCAAACATTATCTTGCGGTACAACAATTCCAAGTTACATTCCATTAATCACCGTGACCGATAATTGCGATGCTTCACCAACAATCACTCAAAGTCCCATAGCAGGAAGCCCTTTTGTGGATGGAATGACAATTACAATGACTGCCAAAGATGTTTCGAATAACACCCAAACTTGTAGCTTTTTGATTAATGCTTCCGCAGATGTGACTAAGCCAGTCATCACTTGCATTGGCAACCAAACATTAAGTTGCGGTTCAACAATTCCAAATTACATTCCATCAATCACTGCCACTGATAATTGCGACGCTTCTCCGACAATCACGCAAAGTCCAGCAGCAGGAAGTCCTTTTGTGTCTGGAATGACAATTACAATGACCGCCAAAGACGCTTCGAATAACACCCAAACTTGTAGCTTTTTGATTAACGCTTCCGCAGATGTTACAAAGCCAGTCATCACTTGCATTGGCAACCAAACATTAAGTTGCGGTGCAACAGTTCCAAATTATATTCCATTAATCATTGCCACTGATAATTGCGATGCTTCGCCAATAATCACGCAGAATCCAATTGCTGGAAGCCCTTTTGTGTCTGGAATGACAATTACAATGACCGCCAAAGACGCTTCAAAGAACACCCAAACCTGCAGTTTTTTAGTTAACGCTTCCGCAGATGTGACTAAGCCAGTCATCACTTGTATTGGCAACCAAACATTATCTTGCGGTGCAACAGTTCCAAATTATATTCCATTAATTACAGCCACAGACAATTGCGATGCTTCGCCAACAATCACTCAAAGTCCAATAGCAGGAAGTCCTTTTGTGTCTGGAATGACAATTACAATGACCGCCAAAGATGCTTCAAATAACACTCAAACTTGTAGCTTTTTGATTAACGCTTCCGCAGATGTTACAAAGCCAGTCATCACCTGCATTGGAAATCAAATATTATCCTGCGGTGCAACAATTCCAAATTATATCCCATTAATCACTGCCACTGATAATTGCGATGCTTCGCCAACAATCACTCAAAGTCCAATCGCTGGAAGCCCTTTTGTGGATGGAATGACAATTACAATGACCGCCAAAGATGCTTCAAATAACACCCAAACTTGTAGCTTTTTGGTTAACGCATCCGCAGATGTTACGAAGCCAGTCATCACTTGTATTGGAAATCAAATATTATCCTGCGGTGCAACAGTTCCAAATTATATTCCATTAATCATTGCCACTGATAATTGCGACCCTTCGCCAATAATCACGCAGAATCCAATAGCTGGAAGTCCTTTTGTGCCTGGAATGAAAATTACAATGACCGCCAAAGATGTTTCGAATAATTCAGAAGTGTGTAGTTTTTTGGTTATCGCTTCCGCAGATGTTACAAAGCCAGTCATCACCTGCATTGGAAATCAAATATTATCCTGCGGTGCAACAATTCCAAATTATATCCCATTAATCATTGCCACCGATAATTGCGACCCTTCGCCAATAATCACTCAAAGTCCAATCGCAGGAAGCCCTTTTGTGGATGGAATGACAATTACAATGACCGCCAAAGATGCTTCAAATAATAGTTCTAATTGTAGTTTTATTATTAATGCTTCCGCAGATATTATAAAGCCTAACATTACTTGCTCGGGAAACAAAATCCTCATTTCAGGAGCAGTGCTGCCAAGTTATATTTCTACCGTTACAGTTAGCGATAATTGTGATGCTTTACCAATAATTACTCAAAGTCCAGTAGCCGGTAGTCCTTTTACAAATGGAATGACGGTCGTGATTTCGGCCAAAGATGCTTCGGGAAATATAGGCTCTTGCTCTTTGGTCGTAAATGAAATAGCAGATATGGAATCTCCAAAAATAACATGTTTGTCTGACCAATACATAGCTTGCTCGATAACAAAAATTCCTGATTATACAACGTTAGTAACAGTTAAAGACAATCAAGACGCCAATCCTATTGTTACACAAAGTCCACTGGCAGGAAGTCCTTTTACAGTTGGGATGACAGTTACGATAACGGCAACAGATGCCAGTAAAAATAATTCAAAGTGCAGTTTCAAATTATTCGAAAATTCAGTTTCGGTAAATGCAGGCAGCGATGTTTATATTCAAGAAGGAGAACAAGTTTATCTCCAGGCAGTTGCAACTACCGAAGGAAGTTTTAATTGGAATTCAATGACAGGATTGAATAATTCATCAATCAGTAATCCTATTGCCAGTCCATTAGAAACGACTACATATACCGTTATTTTCAAAAATATTGAGGGCTGTACAGCTGAAGATGCTATTACCATTTATGTAGAACAGCGACAAAAAGACGACACAAAATATGGTTTTTCACCAGATAACGACGGAATAAATGATTTTTGGTACATCGATACAATCGACCAGTTTCCAAAAAATGAAGTCTCCATTTACAATCGATGGGGAGACTTAGTATTCCAAATAAAAGGATATAACAATACCACCAACGTTTTTACCGGTGTTGCTAACAGGAAAAGAAACCTTGGAGCCGATTTGCTTCCAGAAGGAACTTACTTTTTTGAAATAAAAACCGAAGCAGCATCTCATTTAAAAAAGCACAAGGGTTACCTTGTTTTAAAACGATAA
- a CDS encoding IS3 family transposase — translation MSVFLFGNKMISKEQMKLEIFKYIEIWYNRKRRHPALNYKKH, via the coding sequence ATAAGCGTTTTTCTTTTTGGAAACAAAATGATTTCTAAAGAACAAATGAAATTGGAGATCTTTAAATATATTGAAATTTGGTACAACCGAAAAAGAAGACATCCTGCTTTAAATTACAAAAAACATTGA